The stretch of DNA GTTAATAGATAATTTTATTGATTATATATTAAGAAGTATTTCTAAAATGAATAAAAATGAGAAAAAAAACAGAATGAAAAAGTTATTGTCATTAATAAGTATACCGTTTGATACAATAGATGAATTTGTAGATTATATAAAATACTCACTAGAAATGTGTAGTGATAAAGAGGATTTAAAATATTATATTGAATTGATTTATACTATTATAGATAAATAAAATATAAAATTTTAAAAGTTAATAATATAAAGAGGCCATCATGAAATAATAATGATATCATTATTATTTCATGATGGCCTCTTATTGTATTGAAAACAAAAAATGAAAAAATATTTTTGAAGTTTTTGAATTTCAATTTAAAGTTTAAATAACATAGTATTATTTTGGATAAAAAAACTGTTTACTGTTCATAATATAAGAGTAGTTAGGAGGGATTAAGTTGAAAGTGGGAATACCTAGAGGGCTTTTGTATTATGATTATGTAAGCCTTTGGAAAACTTTTTTTGAGGAACTTGGCGTAGATGTTATTGTTTCTGATAAAAGTAATAAAAAAATATTAACTGATGGAGTATCAAAATGTATAGATGATGCTTGTTTACCTGTTAAACTTTTTCATGGGCAAGTTATGAATTTAAAGGATAGAGTTGATTATATATTTATCCCTAAAATAATAAGTGTAGAGAAAAAAACATATCAATGTCCTAAGATACTTGGATTACCATCTATGGTTAAGCATTCGGTAAAAGATTTACCTGAAATAATTGATGTAGAGGTAAATTTGAGAAAACAGTTATATAAAGCAGCAATTTTAAAACTTGGGGGAAAATTCACACATAATATTAGCAAAATTAGAAAGGCCTATAATAATGGTTTAATGGATCTAAAACGATATGAAGATAAATTTCAAAATAAAATGTTGTCTCATGCTATGGATGCTAATATAAGCAATTATAATCATTCTACTAAAATCATGGTTGCAGGACACTCATATAATATATATGATGAATATCTTAATATGGGATTAATAAACAAGCTAAGTAAAGAAAAAGTGCATATTATAACACCAGAAATGTTATCAAAGCACAGAGATGAATATATTAATCAAATTAAGAGAAAAATTTTTTGGTCAGCAGGAAACAAAATAGTTGGCACATGTTTTTATGCAATAGAAAAAAATTTGGTAGATGGAATAATATATCTATCATCATTTGGTTGTGGCTTGGATTCAATAATTATAGATATAATTCAACGAAAATGTATAAAAAATAAGGTTCCATTTACAGTTCTTGTAATAGATGAACATTCTGGTGAGGCTGGATTTAACACTAGACTAGAAGCTTTTCTAGATATGTTAGAATGGAGGAAAAATTATGAAAATAACATTTCCACACATGGGTAATGCATATATTGGTGCAAAGGCAGTAGTAGAAGATTTAGGTTACGAGGTTATAATTCCTCCAAAATGCAATAAAAAAACTTTAGAAATAGGTACGAAATATTCACCAGAAACTATATGTTTACCACTAAAAATTAATATTGGGAACTACATAGAGAGTATTAAAAGAGGTGCTGATACAATATTAATTACAGGTAGTCGAGGACCTTGTAGATTTGGTTTATATTCGGTTATAGAAGAAGAGATACTTAAGGATTTGGGTTATAACGTTAATTTTATAGTTGTTGACCCGCCAAGCAGTGGTAATAAAAATATAATTGCAAATACAGGAAAGCTAAGTACAAAAAATAAAATTGATATCGTAAAATGTTTTTTAAAAGGCAAGCATATTGTATATATGGCTGATGAACTTACAAAGTTATCAAATAGAAAAAGAGCTTATGCAAGTAATAAACGTGAAATAGATAAAATAATGGATGACTATATGAATAGAGTAGAAAATTGTAAAGGTTCTAGGGAAATAATTAAGAATATAACAAAAACTGCAAAGTATTTAGATAGAATAAAAGAAAATTCTAAAGATGTTATTAAAATAGGAATAGTTGGTGAAATATATAGTGTAATAGAGCCATTTGTTAATTTAGAGATTGAAAGAAAATTAGGTAATTTTAATGTATTAGTTCATAGATATCATTCTCCAAGTGCATGGGTAGAAAATCATCTTACCGTAAAATCACTATTAGGCATGAGTCAAGAAAGAGAAATATTAAAAGCAGCAAGACCATATTTAAAAACATTGGTAGGAGGTCATGGAAGAGAGACAGTGGGAGGGAGTGTGTTATATGCTCAAAACGGATATGATGGTATTATTCAGATTTATCCGTTTGGTTGTATGCCTGAAATTGTTGCAGCAAGTATATTACCTTCAATTGGACAGAAATATAACATACCTATCATGACTTTTATAGTTGATGAGATGACTGGTGAAGCTGGATATCTCACAAGAATAGAAGCTTTTGTAGATTTATTAAGAAATAGAAAGGAGAAGATTAACAGTGGAAAATCTATATCTTGGGGTTGATCTTGGGTCAGTTAGTACAAATATTGTTTTGATAGATGAAAATTTAAATGTAGTAAAAAAATATTACCTTAGAACTATGGGTAAACCAATAGTTGTACTTCAAGAGGGAATGAAATTAATAGAAGATGAAGCAAGATATATAAAAGGAGTAGGAACAACAGGAAGTGGTAGATATTTAGCAAGTGCTATGTTAAGAGCTGATATAGTGAAGAATGAAATAACAACTCACGCAATTGCTGCTATAAACATTAAGTCTAATGTTAGAACGATATTAGAAATAGGTGGTCAAGATTCAAAGATAGTAATTCTAAGAGATGGTGTGGTACAGGATTTTGCAATGAATACTGTATGTGCTGCAGGTACTGGTTCTTTTTTAGACAGGCAGGCTGCAAGATTAGGAGTTAAAATTGAAGATTTTGGACAGCTAGCATTAAAATCAAAAACATCTGTAAGAATTGCAGGTAGATGCGCTGTTTTTGCAGAATCTGATATGATACATAAACAGCAATTAGGACACAGCCAAGAAGATATTATAAATGGATTATGTGAAGCTTTAGTTAGAAATTATTTAAATAATGTTGGAAAAGGGAAAAAAATACAGGAACCAATTTTCTTTCAAGGTGGTGTTGCTGCTAATATAGGTATAAAGAAAGCTTTTGAAAAATCTCTAAATGCTGAAATATATGTTCCACAAAATTATGATGTTATGGGAGCTATAGGTTCAGCAATATTAGCAAAAGAAAAAGTTGCAAAAGATCAAAAAACTAACTTTAAGAGTGATGCAGTATTTAACAATGCATTTGTAGTCCATGGATTTGAGTGTAATCATTGCTCAAACATGTGTGAAGTTATAGAAATTTTGAGAAATAAGAAAGTGATAGCTAGATGGGGAGATAAATGTGGTAGATGGAGTAATTTAATAACGGATAATCAAGAATTGGCATAGAATTGAAACAAATATTGATAATAGGAGACTGTCTCAAATTAGAAAGTATTTTCTAATTTGAGACAGTTTTTTTGTATTGAAGCTGCTGAATAAAATATGGTATATATGTATAACAAAAAGGAGAGATGAAAGAATCTAAGAATCATTGCACGAATTATTTTTTTAGTAGAAGTGACTCAAAATTGTTCCTTAATAGTTATCAATCAATAATTTAGGTTTAATATTATATTATCTAAATTTATGTTATAATGGTTTCATAAAATAAGGAAAGGTTGATATATGTTGATTGATAGCTTTAAAGATAAACCCATTGTAAATACCTTGAAAAGAGGCATAATCAAAGGTATCAAAACGACTTGGTTACTTACAAAGGTAATAGTTCCAATTCATTTTCTTATAGTTTTTTTAAAGTATATACATATTCTAAATAAGATTTCTTTGATTTTTGAACCTTTTATGAAAATATTTGGATTACCAGGGGAAGCATCATTAGTTTTAGTATTTGGGAATATTTTAAATATATATGCAGCTATAGGAGCTATGACTTCTTTGACATTAACTGCTAAGCAAGCAACGATAATTGCGGTTATGTTGTCTTTTTCACATAGTTTACCTGTTGAAAGTGCTGTAGCTAAAAAAACAGGTATAAGTGTACTGATTGTTATTGCTATAAGATTGTCTTTATCTATAATTTCAGGTATAGCTTTGAATATTATATTATAGTTTAATGATGCAAATATAAATTTTGCAAAACAATAAGATAGAATGGTTTCACAATAGATGGTAATAAAGGTTAGGGTGATTAATGATGGACTTATTTATAACTTATTTTAAAGAGGTTTTAGGATTAAGCTTTAGTACAATAATAACTATGGCTAAAATTATAATACCCCTTATGATAGTTACTGAAATACTAAAAGATTTAAATGTCTTAGATAAAATATCGAATTATTGTAAACCAATATCAAAAATACTAAATATTTCAGACAAATCAATATTTCCTTTGGTAATAGGTTTGATATTGGGATTATCTTACGGTGCAGGTATTATTATAAACAGTAGTCAAGAAGGAGAACTTTCAAAAAAAGATTTATACCTTTTGATGATATTTTTAATAGCTTGTCATTCAGTATTTGAGGATACATTGCTGTTTGCAACTATAGGAGCAAATGGATATATTTTATTAAGCTTTAGGTTAGTTATAGCGTTTTTATTGACTTACATAGTAGGAAAATTTATTGTGAAAAATAAAAAAATTATAAAGTAACTATCATGAAGTACTTATTAAAAAAATAAAAGAATATTACATTTTAATAAAAAATATCTATTTTATAAAAGGAAAAAAATAAGTTTATGTCGAAGTAAATAATAGTTGAAATAGATGAACGTTAATATAATATAAGTAGGTGATATTTTGAAGCATATTGGAATGGGTGATGCTAGACAGGGAATGGTGTTGAGTAAAGATTCAATAAATGAAGTTACAGGAATTACTGTATTAACAAAAGGAACTGTTTTGAATCAAAATCTTATACTACATATGAAAAATATGGGTATAGATAATATCTATATTATTGATGAAACTTACAGTGATGAAGAAAAAATAAAAAAACGTGGGGAGAAGGCAAAAACTTTTGTGGAGAATCATAGTAAGCTTAACGGTAAAGCTAAAAAAGTTTTTGAAGACGTGAAAATTGGAAAAAAAATACTCGTTTCTGAAATTAATAATGAAGCTGATGAAATTATTTCAGAGTTGTACAGTAGCGATAATATACTTGCTAAATTAAGACAGATAAAGGACGATAATGATTATACTTTCAAACATTCGATAAATGTTTCAATACTATCGACAATGGTAGGAAAATGGTTGAGTTTTTCTAAAGTTGAAATGAAGCAATTATTTATGGCTGGATTATTTCATGATATTGGCAAATTGAAAATATCAGCAGATATTATAAATAAACCAGATAAGCTAGATAAAAGAGAAACTGAGATTATAAAAAAACATCCTGTTTACGGATATGAGCTTTTATCAAATACTGTTGGTATAAGCAAAAATGTAATGTATGGTGTGTTACAACATCATGAAAGGGAAGATGGTTCTGGATATCCTTTTGGATTAAAAAGTGATAAAATTCATGAATTTGCTAAGATCATAGCTGTTTGTGATGTTTTTGATGCAATGACGTCTTCAAGAGTATATAGAAATAAAATTTCGCCATTCAAAGTTGCTGAGCAGATTTCACATGATAGCTTTGGAGTACTTAATCCTAAAATATCATTACTATTTTTAAAAAATATATCAGCTTTTTATGTTGGCAATATAGTTAAACTAAACAACGGTGAAATAGGGGAAATTGTATATGTTGATAAGAATAATCCTACAAGACCTGTTGTAAAAGTTGATGATATTTTTTGTGATTTAATGAAGGCTAAAGATATAGAAATAATGGATGTCATAGATTAAACAAGATTAATAATAAAAATTTAAACACTATATTACATATTATAATTGACGTAAATAAATGAGGTAATTGATAAACAATTACCTCATTATATATATATATCATTTTCAAACATTTCTCTAATAGTATCAATATTATTACTAAAGTTTAAAGCTAATAATAGCTTTATTCTAGCTTTTTGTCCTGGAAGATTATCACCAAATATAACGCCATATTTTCTTAATTCTTTACCAGCACCAGGATATCCATAAGTATCCAAAACTCTACCTGTATGACATCTTGAAACAATAACCACTGCGAGCCCCTTTAGTAGTGCGTTTTTTATACCTTCAACCATACCAATAGGTACATTACCTCGTCCTAATGCTTCTATAACAATGCCTTTATACCCTGATTCTATACAGAAATCTATAATATCAGAATCCATACCTGATGCACATTTTATTAACGCTACTTTTGCTGTGATTTCTTTTATATCTATATGCATGTGATTTTTCGTTTTTCTATAAAATAGTACCTCGTCATTATCTACAATACCTAGTGGACCAAATTGTGGAGATTTAAATGTATTTAATGATAAAGTATTGGTTTTAGTAACTTCGCTAGCTGCATTTACTTCATTGTTCATAACGACTAAAACACCTCTATTACATGAATCATCGCATATAGCAGTACATATGGCAGCGGATAGATTACTAGGACCATCATAACCCAATTCAGAGCCGTTACGCATGGCTCCAACAACAATAACAGGCTTAATACATTTCACAGTTAAGTCTAGAAAGTATGCAGTTTCTTCTAAAGTATCAGTTCCATGAGTTATTACAATACCTGTAATATCTTCTCTTAATATAATTTCATTAACCAGTTTAGATAGCTCTAACATTATTTCAGGTGTTACATGAGGTCCTGGTAACTGTGAAAAATTCACAATTTCAATATCAGCATATTTTTCGATGTTTGTTACCATAGACATAATTTCTTCGCTAGTAAGCATTGGAATTGCAGCATTTATTCTTGGATCTACCTTCATGGATATTGTTCCACCAGTAAAAATAACTGCTACCTTTTTTTTCATAATAAATCCCCCTTTATAACTATCATTAAAACTTGTTTATTCATATATTTTGAAAAAAATACTGTGTATTAATAAAAATTGAACTGTTAAAAAATTTTTATAACAGAACTATTTTAACATATATTTATGAAAAACAAAAGAAGGCTCTTACGAGCCTTCTTTTGTAAATCATGAACCGATACATAAATAAAACTGTTCAAAGGGGTATTGAAATATATTTCTAAGGTTACCAGGGGGATAACCATAATAAATTATAACAAATTTCGACATAATAATCAACAGGAAATTTATAACAATTCATAATAGGTCATGCAAACCATGAAATATTAATATTATAAAATAAGGCAGTGCTATTGATGATTTACTACAACCCAAGCATTTTCACCTATATTAGTTCCAACTGGACCGATGATGATAAAAACAGTAGTTGATTTTTCATGAGCAGCCATGCTATAATTTTGATTCATCCTCTAGTAGTTTACAGAGATTATATCAGAACGGACTTCAGTTGGCAGAAGTTTTCCACGCTTAAAAATTAGGCGTAGGAATAAATATAGCCAAAATTTATGACATAATTAATTCTTATAAAAAGAATACCCGTTTTGTTTATAACAAAACGGGTATTAGACATGTTACTTTGAATTAACACTTATTCATAATATGAATTTTGATTATTTTAGTCGAGAATACTGAACTAAGACTTGTAAAACTATATGGTATAATAATTAAATATCAAATAGTCATTTCTTAAGTTGACAGCATTGATCTGACGTCCCCTTGTCAAAATATTTACTGGCGCTACTTATTCCTTAGGCGATAGTCAGTTATATACTTTAAAATCATTATTTTTTAGGTACTTGTTGTGTGATACAGTGTATATTGCCTCCACCTAGAATAATTTCATGTGTATAAACTCCTACAATTTCTCTTTCAGGGAATATTTTGCTTAATGCTTTAATTATTTTTTTATCACTATCAAGTCCAAACTGAGGACAGATTATACCACCATTTACAATAAGGAAATTCATATATGACGGAGCATATTCATCACCTTCCATACGGGGAATAGCATCACCTTTGTCAACTCCATCTGCTTCTTCTTTAGTAAATTGTTGTGGTCTTAAGCATGGAACAGTGTGTATTTTAAGTTTTCTACCCTTGGCATCTGTAGTATTTTCTAAAACTTTACGAGCTTCCTTGTATATTTCATAGTATGGATGAGTTTTATCATCAGTCCAAGCTATTACAACTTCTCCAGGTCTTGCAAAACAACAAACATCATCAACATGTCCATTAGTTTCTTCTGGATCAATGCCACGAGGTAACCATATTACTTTTTCTAATCCAAGATATTCTTTTAAATTTTCTTCTATTTCTTCTTTAGTCATATCAGGATTACGTCCAGAACTAAGTAAACATTGTTCAGTTGTAATAATAGTCCCTTCACCGTCTACATTGAAGGAGCCACCTTCTAAAATAAAGTGTGTTGCATCATATCTGTCACAATTTTCAATTTCTATTATTTTTTGAGATACTTTTTGGTCTTTATCCCAAGGAAAATATAATCCATCATAATGTCCTCCCCAGGCATTAAATCCAAAATGAACACCACGTACTTCACCTTCTTCATTTCTTACGAAAGCTGGTCCACAATCTCTAACCCATGCATCATCATAGGACATTTCAACCACTCTAACGTCTTCAGGTAACAACGCTCTAGCATTTGCAAATTGTTCTCTGCTACAACAAACTGTAATTGGTTCAAATCTTGAAATTGCTGTCGCAACATCTGCAAATGTTTTTTGAGCAGGTTTAGCACCTAATCTCCAGTTATCAGGACGTTCAGGCCAAAGCATCCAGATTCTCTCTTGTGTATCAAACTCCGCCGGCATTCTATATCCATCTTTTTTTGGTGTACTTTGAATTGTTTTTGACATATAATCCCTCCAATATTTTGTTCATAATATCAAAAGTTTAGAGCAATTTTAACACTCAAGCATTGATATTTAAATAATATATTTCTTTTAACATTCAATATTTATTTATGAATATCTTAGTTTCTATAATAATCATAATATTAATTTCTCTATTTTTAAATTACACAATGATACCATTTAGAGTAGATATCTAAAAAGTACCTAAACGTATTATTATACTACCTAAAAGTAGTATTTTTATTTTTTTACGTTATTTCACAAAAATTGTTTATTATTGACGAGAATTGCGATTTATAATAAAATAAAATAATAAAACTCTAGATTTTAGCTATTTTCATAAGTCGACTAGTAAATGCTTTATATATTGATATAGCAAAGTTTTAAGTAAAAAATGAATTTAATTATTAAGGCTGAGGGGGAATATTAATGATTTCTTTATCCCACAATGAATGGAGTTTAATAAACGACATAGTTTTGAAACTTCATACTACAAAGGACTGTTATTCTGCGATTAAAAACCTTTTAATGTCATTAGAAGTATTAATACCGCATAAAAAAGCTTTTTTTGATTTAGGTAATTATGAAAATTATAATTTTAGTTTCTTTAATCCAATTTCTGTAAATATAAGTGAAAAACATTTAACCCAATACTATAAACACTACCTACATTTAGACTATGCAAACTTTGTATGGTCGCTAGATCATCCTGTTGTATATAAGGATACTAATATACTTCCAGACCATCTAAGAGAGCAAACTATTATTTATAAAAATTGGATGCAATCTATAGGTGTACATTACGGAGGAGGTTTTAGTATATTTGCAAATGATAGGTTATTAGGATCCATAACCATGTTTAGAGATAAAGATATGGATGATTTTACTAACAAAGACTTGTATATTATGCAAATTATCAACTTACACCTATCAAAAAAACTTGCTTTACTTTATCCTAATGGAGTAAGTTGTAAAACAGATTGTTATCATGAAAATGATTTAAAAGGAAAATATAAGCTTACAAACCGACAATATGAAGTAACAAAATTAGTTTTTATGGGATTAAATAATAAAGAGATAAGCGAAAAACTATTTATTTCAAAAAATACTGTAAAAAAACATTTGACTGATACATTCAAAAAATTAGGAGTTTTAAATCGTTCTCAGCTTATTAAGGCAGTTTACGAATATTTTCCTGAGTCTATTAACATATAATACTTTTTTACATAAAATTCACAAAATGTGTCTAATCCTATCTATTATTAAATTAAACTAAAGCTTATTTATAACTGACTTAAAATAATAAAGAAATCTACTACATCCTTAGTATATTTTTTTAAACCTTGTAATCTAAACAAAAGAGGCTATCTTACAATGGTTTTTAAAACATTGAAAAGTCAGCCCTATTAAATGAATGTCTAGGGGATGTTTTGAAGTGCCATTCAAATGAATTTTACTACTTCTTTGTTTCTTTTTTAGCTATTGCTATTACATATACTCCTCTAGCTTTTACTTTCTTGATGGTAGATAGCATTTTATTGTGCATTTACAATATCTCATCATATCTTTCTTCGGTAAGTGCTCTCTTAGTTATACTCATGTGTAGGGTTTTAAAAGCTATTATAAATAAATGCTCATAATATATTGACCTGTATATAATTAATAACTATTAATTTAAAAAAGAGTAAACTAAGCATTTATCCTTCCAAAAGTAGTTATTTTCTTATATAATGATAATAATAATGATAATAAAATGTATATTAAATTTTATTAATAATTAGAGTGAATAAGTATTTGAGGTGATATAGTGAATGTGTATTTAGATAATAGTGCTACTACTAGAGTTAGAGATGAAGTTATAAATGAAATTATAGATGTGTTTAAAAAGAATTATGGTAATCCTTCATCATTACATAGAATGGGTTTTGAAGTTGAAAAAAAGGTGAAAAATGCAAGGGTTATTATAAGCAAATTTTTGAATGTTAATGAAAATGAAATTTTTTTCACATCAGGCGGTACGGAAAGTAATAATATTGCAGTACAGGGCATAATAAACAAACTTAAGAGGAGAGGAAATCATATTGTAACAACAAAAATAGAACATCCTTCTATTATGAATATTTTCAAATATTATGAATTAAATGGGTTTGAGGTAACATACTTAGATACAAATGAATTTGGCTTAATTAATCTAGAACAACTAGAAAAATGTATAACAGAGAATACAATACTTGCTGCAATAATGATGGTTAATAATGAAAATGGTACTATTCAACCTATAGATGAAATAAGAAAAATAATAAAGGCTAAAAATAGAAATACAAAAATACATGTTGATGGAATTCAAGCATTTGGCAAATTAAAAGTAGACTTAAAAAAACTAGGTATAGATAGTTTTTCTTTTAGTGGACATAAGTTCCATGCACCAAAAGGTGTTGGAGGATTGTATTTATCAAATAATATTAATATTGAACCAGTTGTCTATGGTGCAGGGCAAGAAAGTGGTAAAAGAGCAGGTACAGAAAATGTTCCAGGTATAGTGGGCATGGGTAAGGCTGTTGAAATTTTACATAAAAACTTTAAAAATGAGATTGATCATGTTAGTGAAATAAAACAATATTTCATAGATGCTGTTAAAAGCAATATTAC from Abyssisolibacter fermentans encodes:
- a CDS encoding response regulator transcription factor; the encoded protein is MISLSHNEWSLINDIVLKLHTTKDCYSAIKNLLMSLEVLIPHKKAFFDLGNYENYNFSFFNPISVNISEKHLTQYYKHYLHLDYANFVWSLDHPVVYKDTNILPDHLREQTIIYKNWMQSIGVHYGGGFSIFANDRLLGSITMFRDKDMDDFTNKDLYIMQIINLHLSKKLALLYPNGVSCKTDCYHENDLKGKYKLTNRQYEVTKLVFMGLNNKEISEKLFISKNTVKKHLTDTFKKLGVLNRSQLIKAVYEYFPESINI
- a CDS encoding acyl-CoA dehydratase activase → MENLYLGVDLGSVSTNIVLIDENLNVVKKYYLRTMGKPIVVLQEGMKLIEDEARYIKGVGTTGSGRYLASAMLRADIVKNEITTHAIAAINIKSNVRTILEIGGQDSKIVILRDGVVQDFAMNTVCAAGTGSFLDRQAARLGVKIEDFGQLALKSKTSVRIAGRCAVFAESDMIHKQQLGHSQEDIINGLCEALVRNYLNNVGKGKKIQEPIFFQGGVAANIGIKKAFEKSLNAEIYVPQNYDVMGAIGSAILAKEKVAKDQKTNFKSDAVFNNAFVVHGFECNHCSNMCEVIEILRNKKVIARWGDKCGRWSNLITDNQELA
- a CDS encoding acyl-CoA dehydratase activase-related protein, producing MGIPRGLLYYDYVSLWKTFFEELGVDVIVSDKSNKKILTDGVSKCIDDACLPVKLFHGQVMNLKDRVDYIFIPKIISVEKKTYQCPKILGLPSMVKHSVKDLPEIIDVEVNLRKQLYKAAILKLGGKFTHNISKIRKAYNNGLMDLKRYEDKFQNKMLSHAMDANISNYNHSTKIMVAGHSYNIYDEYLNMGLINKLSKEKVHIITPEMLSKHRDEYINQIKRKIFWSAGNKIVGTCFYAIEKNLVDGIIYLSSFGCGLDSIIIDIIQRKCIKNKVPFTVLVIDEHSGEAGFNTRLEAFLDMLEWRKNYENNISTHG
- a CDS encoding CoA protein activase; translated protein: MKITFPHMGNAYIGAKAVVEDLGYEVIIPPKCNKKTLEIGTKYSPETICLPLKINIGNYIESIKRGADTILITGSRGPCRFGLYSVIEEEILKDLGYNVNFIVVDPPSSGNKNIIANTGKLSTKNKIDIVKCFLKGKHIVYMADELTKLSNRKRAYASNKREIDKIMDDYMNRVENCKGSREIIKNITKTAKYLDRIKENSKDVIKIGIVGEIYSVIEPFVNLEIERKLGNFNVLVHRYHSPSAWVENHLTVKSLLGMSQEREILKAARPYLKTLVGGHGRETVGGSVLYAQNGYDGIIQIYPFGCMPEIVAASILPSIGQKYNIPIMTFIVDEMTGEAGYLTRIEAFVDLLRNRKEKINSGKSISWG
- a CDS encoding nucleoside recognition domain-containing protein — its product is MDLFITYFKEVLGLSFSTIITMAKIIIPLMIVTEILKDLNVLDKISNYCKPISKILNISDKSIFPLVIGLILGLSYGAGIIINSSQEGELSKKDLYLLMIFLIACHSVFEDTLLFATIGANGYILLSFRLVIAFLLTYIVGKFIVKNKKIIK
- a CDS encoding HD-GYP domain-containing protein; translation: MKHIGMGDARQGMVLSKDSINEVTGITVLTKGTVLNQNLILHMKNMGIDNIYIIDETYSDEEKIKKRGEKAKTFVENHSKLNGKAKKVFEDVKIGKKILVSEINNEADEIISELYSSDNILAKLRQIKDDNDYTFKHSINVSILSTMVGKWLSFSKVEMKQLFMAGLFHDIGKLKISADIINKPDKLDKRETEIIKKHPVYGYELLSNTVGISKNVMYGVLQHHEREDGSGYPFGLKSDKIHEFAKIIAVCDVFDAMTSSRVYRNKISPFKVAEQISHDSFGVLNPKISLLFLKNISAFYVGNIVKLNNGEIGEIVYVDKNNPTRPVVKVDDIFCDLMKAKDIEIMDVID
- a CDS encoding asparaginase; this encodes MKKKVAVIFTGGTISMKVDPRINAAIPMLTSEEIMSMVTNIEKYADIEIVNFSQLPGPHVTPEIMLELSKLVNEIILREDITGIVITHGTDTLEETAYFLDLTVKCIKPVIVVGAMRNGSELGYDGPSNLSAAICTAICDDSCNRGVLVVMNNEVNAASEVTKTNTLSLNTFKSPQFGPLGIVDNDEVLFYRKTKNHMHIDIKEITAKVALIKCASGMDSDIIDFCIESGYKGIVIEALGRGNVPIGMVEGIKNALLKGLAVVIVSRCHTGRVLDTYGYPGAGKELRKYGVIFGDNLPGQKARIKLLLALNFSNNIDTIREMFENDIYI
- a CDS encoding nucleoside recognition domain-containing protein gives rise to the protein MLIDSFKDKPIVNTLKRGIIKGIKTTWLLTKVIVPIHFLIVFLKYIHILNKISLIFEPFMKIFGLPGEASLVLVFGNILNIYAAIGAMTSLTLTAKQATIIAVMLSFSHSLPVESAVAKKTGISVLIVIAIRLSLSIISGIALNIIL
- the aguA gene encoding agmatine deiminase; this encodes MSKTIQSTPKKDGYRMPAEFDTQERIWMLWPERPDNWRLGAKPAQKTFADVATAISRFEPITVCCSREQFANARALLPEDVRVVEMSYDDAWVRDCGPAFVRNEEGEVRGVHFGFNAWGGHYDGLYFPWDKDQKVSQKIIEIENCDRYDATHFILEGGSFNVDGEGTIITTEQCLLSSGRNPDMTKEEIEENLKEYLGLEKVIWLPRGIDPEETNGHVDDVCCFARPGEVVIAWTDDKTHPYYEIYKEARKVLENTTDAKGRKLKIHTVPCLRPQQFTKEEADGVDKGDAIPRMEGDEYAPSYMNFLIVNGGIICPQFGLDSDKKIIKALSKIFPEREIVGVYTHEIILGGGNIHCITQQVPKK
- a CDS encoding cysteine desulfurase family protein, coding for MNVYLDNSATTRVRDEVINEIIDVFKKNYGNPSSLHRMGFEVEKKVKNARVIISKFLNVNENEIFFTSGGTESNNIAVQGIINKLKRRGNHIVTTKIEHPSIMNIFKYYELNGFEVTYLDTNEFGLINLEQLEKCITENTILAAIMMVNNENGTIQPIDEIRKIIKAKNRNTKIHVDGIQAFGKLKVDLKKLGIDSFSFSGHKFHAPKGVGGLYLSNNINIEPVVYGAGQESGKRAGTENVPGIVGMGKAVEILHKNFKNEIDHVSEIKQYFIDAVKSNITDIRFNSYIDENCAPHVVNVSFLGTKAEVLLHYLENYNIFISTGSACSSRDKSVSKILLAMGLKEKEIEGAIRFSFSHYNNKEEVDYVVDKLKICISEIRKIMKR